Proteins encoded together in one Vibrio lentus window:
- a CDS encoding MATE family efflux transporter, producing the protein MTITHKDYLKIAFPFIISTVTQPLLGAVDTAVIGQLGIAELIGGVAIGTIIMNTMYWLFGFFRVSTTGQSAMALGKGNRSELAGSLMRPFVLSGLVGLIFILIQPLIWQGAMWVIEPEANVAEHARIYFNILIYGAPFVLLNYTIIGWLMGQAKAKEVLYTQVFGNVLNIVLDAVFVLYFDLGVAGVAYASLIAQITTFAIGMTLVMKTSNISVSEFLQGSKMTKKDLSTIISSNTDLLLRTICILVFFNMMARTGSKLGTDVLAANAILMQVTFIVSYMFDGIANASSVFAGKAVGQKTPSMLDRVLGLNFQWTAGFIAALTLLTLVFKDNIVFLFTDIPTLVALYQEMAPWLIVFPLVAGFGLTVYGIFTGTGTTRPVRDSSIATLAVFLAVQAFSVDLWGNHGLWLAFTLFYLGRIAFLYPFIAQVKRKCLPMT; encoded by the coding sequence ATGACCATTACCCATAAAGATTATCTAAAAATCGCTTTCCCTTTCATCATCTCAACGGTGACTCAGCCTCTGCTTGGCGCCGTGGATACCGCCGTGATCGGACAGCTTGGCATTGCTGAACTGATCGGTGGTGTGGCGATTGGCACCATCATTATGAACACCATGTATTGGTTGTTTGGCTTTTTCCGTGTTAGTACCACGGGGCAAAGTGCGATGGCCTTGGGTAAGGGCAATCGTTCTGAGTTAGCGGGCAGCTTGATGCGTCCATTTGTGCTATCTGGTTTGGTGGGTTTGATCTTCATTTTGATACAACCGCTCATCTGGCAAGGTGCGATGTGGGTGATAGAGCCTGAAGCGAACGTGGCTGAGCACGCGCGCATCTACTTCAATATTTTGATTTATGGCGCGCCTTTTGTGCTGCTCAACTACACCATTATCGGTTGGTTGATGGGGCAAGCGAAAGCTAAAGAAGTCTTATACACACAAGTGTTTGGTAACGTGTTGAATATTGTCTTGGATGCGGTGTTCGTACTCTATTTCGACTTGGGTGTGGCTGGTGTCGCTTACGCAAGCTTGATTGCACAAATCACTACTTTTGCGATTGGTATGACGCTGGTGATGAAGACTAGCAACATCTCGGTCTCTGAGTTCCTGCAAGGCTCGAAGATGACCAAGAAAGACCTTTCGACAATCATCTCATCAAATACTGACCTACTGTTACGCACGATTTGTATCTTAGTATTTTTTAACATGATGGCGCGCACAGGCTCAAAGTTGGGTACCGATGTTCTGGCTGCTAACGCAATCTTGATGCAAGTAACCTTTATTGTGAGTTACATGTTTGATGGTATTGCCAATGCATCGAGTGTGTTCGCGGGTAAAGCTGTCGGCCAGAAAACCCCTTCAATGCTTGATCGTGTGTTAGGGCTCAACTTCCAGTGGACGGCCGGTTTTATTGCTGCGTTAACGTTATTGACCTTGGTATTTAAAGACAACATTGTTTTCTTGTTTACCGATATCCCAACGCTTGTTGCGCTATACCAAGAGATGGCACCGTGGTTGATTGTGTTCCCGCTGGTGGCTGGCTTTGGTTTAACGGTTTACGGCATCTTTACTGGAACAGGAACTACACGTCCGGTTCGAGACTCTAGCATCGCTACCTTGGCGGTATTCTTGGCTGTACAGGCGTTTTCGGTCGATTTGTGGGGCAATCATGGTCTGTGGTTGGCGTTTACTTTGTTCTATCTTGGGCGTATTGCATTCTTGTATCCGTTCATCGCTCAAGTTAAGCGGAAATGCCTTCCAATGACATAA
- a CDS encoding ATP-binding cassette domain-containing protein, with protein sequence MNAPLLSVDRLTIKTSSRTLFQDIHFDVYRGELLAIMGPSGIGKSMLSRAIAGFLPETVEVKGHISLSGEAVCGLPMLQRTAAQRPAVIFQDALQALNPLVSIEGQLSLALTGTRTKPKSQDKIKLIELLIQLGFPKPETILPLYPSQISGGQRQRVCIAIGLLSNADIIIADEPTSALDPVTEQEILKLIRDNVKQRQIGGLLITHDLHSALACDKLLVIDDGGMVAYGAPKHALESSSHAFCCSLRDLIA encoded by the coding sequence GTGAACGCCCCACTTTTGTCTGTTGACCGATTAACGATCAAAACCTCTTCGAGAACACTTTTCCAAGATATCCACTTCGATGTGTATCGAGGTGAGCTGCTGGCGATCATGGGTCCATCTGGCATTGGTAAGTCGATGCTTTCACGTGCGATTGCGGGTTTTCTGCCAGAAACGGTCGAGGTTAAAGGTCATATTTCTCTGTCTGGTGAAGCGGTATGTGGTTTGCCTATGCTGCAAAGAACCGCAGCACAACGACCTGCGGTCATCTTCCAAGATGCCCTTCAAGCATTAAACCCTCTGGTTTCAATCGAAGGTCAACTTAGTTTGGCATTGACGGGGACTCGCACTAAGCCCAAATCACAAGACAAAATTAAACTTATCGAATTGCTAATACAACTCGGTTTCCCTAAGCCAGAAACCATCTTGCCGTTATACCCGAGCCAAATCTCTGGAGGGCAACGTCAACGAGTGTGTATTGCGATTGGCTTGCTGAGTAACGCCGATATCATCATTGCAGATGAACCAACCAGTGCGCTAGATCCGGTGACAGAGCAAGAGATACTCAAGCTGATTCGCGACAATGTTAAGCAGCGACAAATCGGTGGTCTGCTTATCACCCACGATCTGCACAGCGCGCTCGCGTGTGACAAGTTATTGGTGATCGATGATGGTGGTATGGTGGCTTATGGCGCACCAAAACACGCGCTTGAATCAAGCTCTCACGCTTTCTGCTGTTCATTGAGAGACTTAATCGCATGA
- a CDS encoding ABC transporter ATP-binding protein codes for MSSPLPLNSEVSPLIPVIDLETQTPTEIKFENVGVHYYSIPSWLGGKAFKALQNIDLNVEDKSLAIVGRSGAGKSTLIELLFGLKEPTVGRISLFGHSLPIRNSKVQAAVCRLIQLVPQEPHTSLNPYYTVRQILAEPLSNLDVSGNHESIIEESLSDVGLPATLLSLKSNQLSTGQAQRVAIARALVVSPAVLVADEPTSSLDPVNRQRLLDLLNSLKKKRDMRLILVTHDLGAAKALCEEVLVLDHGEMVEFGPTEQVMGTPAHPATQLLTESQPLSKSTC; via the coding sequence ATGAGCTCGCCCTTACCATTAAATTCAGAAGTCTCGCCGTTAATTCCAGTGATAGATTTAGAAACTCAAACACCGACTGAGATTAAGTTTGAGAATGTCGGTGTTCACTATTACTCAATCCCAAGTTGGTTGGGTGGCAAGGCGTTCAAAGCGCTGCAAAACATCGACCTCAATGTTGAAGACAAAAGCTTAGCCATTGTTGGGCGTTCTGGTGCCGGTAAATCTACGCTGATTGAACTGCTGTTTGGCCTTAAAGAGCCTACGGTGGGGCGAATCAGCTTGTTTGGTCATTCGCTGCCAATTCGTAATAGCAAAGTACAAGCCGCGGTGTGTCGCTTGATTCAATTGGTGCCTCAAGAACCCCACACCAGCCTCAACCCTTACTATACCGTTCGACAGATCTTAGCCGAGCCGCTAAGCAACCTAGATGTTTCTGGTAATCATGAAAGCATCATTGAAGAGAGTCTATCGGACGTTGGCTTGCCAGCCACTTTGTTATCACTGAAATCTAATCAGCTTTCTACAGGCCAAGCTCAACGTGTGGCCATTGCTCGGGCTCTTGTCGTTAGCCCCGCAGTTTTAGTCGCCGATGAGCCAACCAGCAGCCTTGATCCGGTGAATCGTCAAAGGTTATTGGACTTATTGAATTCATTGAAAAAGAAGCGCGATATGCGCCTTATTTTGGTGACACACGACCTAGGCGCAGCAAAAGCGCTTTGTGAAGAAGTTCTGGTTCTTGACCATGGCGAAATGGTGGAGTTTGGACCGACCGAACAAGTGATGGGTACACCTGCTCATCCTGCGACTCAGTTGCTGACCGAATCTCAGCCACTATCGAAATCTACTTGTTAA
- a CDS encoding ABC transporter substrate-binding protein, producing MRFNSIKLACALALALPLTGCFDSQPQSSDAAVKSEIRVAMMQPPRTGLSPLSDDAFKLSRWSTAETLVNLSPTSVAQPMLATDWKQVDPLTWQFTVRKGVKFHDGSTLTANSVVNSLQKALEAAPKPRILDGVDLEVKAMDNYRVEIKTSFDDPLLPSRLSSPQLAILAASAYQEDGRVIPTGAGTGPFELTEINGTTSAKLKRFDGYWGQKAQVESVIAEYVPNGFARAAALRTGTADIVEAVPVSQIATIDPDLLYEVAMPRTNTLYLNNKSGVFSDINLRKVAAGAVDREQIVSTVYENHADIAQGLLGPALAWAEPIRPEGQAVDKTLKANGESIVIGTFTDRAELPEVAALLKQQLEAAGFKVELDIREYAQIENDALSGKFDAFILSRATVLDSGDPVAYMMSDFGCKGSFNLGQFCSQEVDKALAHADLQPLGAQRQQAIIEAEQKILNDFAAIPLLHERVIQGESKRVSNVVRDPSERRLVDQTTQIKQAKQAN from the coding sequence ATGCGTTTTAATTCAATTAAACTGGCTTGCGCGCTTGCGTTGGCTCTGCCTTTGACTGGCTGTTTTGACTCTCAACCACAGTCGAGCGATGCCGCAGTAAAATCTGAAATCCGAGTTGCGATGATGCAACCGCCAAGAACCGGCTTGTCACCCCTTTCTGATGACGCTTTTAAGTTATCTCGTTGGAGCACGGCTGAAACATTGGTTAACTTGAGTCCTACTTCGGTAGCACAGCCGATGCTGGCAACGGACTGGAAACAGGTTGATCCATTGACTTGGCAATTTACGGTTCGCAAAGGCGTTAAATTCCACGATGGTTCGACGTTAACTGCAAACTCTGTGGTGAACTCTCTACAAAAAGCGCTTGAAGCTGCGCCTAAGCCGCGCATTCTAGATGGTGTAGACCTAGAAGTGAAAGCGATGGACAACTACCGCGTAGAGATCAAAACCAGCTTTGATGACCCTCTTCTACCAAGTCGTTTATCAAGCCCTCAATTAGCGATTCTTGCAGCAAGTGCGTACCAAGAAGATGGTCGTGTGATCCCAACGGGCGCGGGTACTGGTCCATTTGAATTGACTGAAATTAACGGTACAACAAGCGCGAAACTGAAACGTTTTGATGGCTACTGGGGTCAAAAAGCACAGGTTGAATCTGTGATTGCAGAATATGTTCCGAACGGTTTTGCACGCGCTGCGGCTCTAAGAACCGGTACGGCAGACATCGTAGAAGCGGTACCCGTTTCACAAATCGCGACCATTGATCCAGATCTGCTTTACGAAGTAGCGATGCCTCGTACTAATACGCTTTACCTGAACAACAAGTCAGGCGTGTTCAGTGATATCAACTTACGTAAGGTTGCAGCAGGTGCGGTAGACAGAGAACAGATCGTTAGCACTGTTTATGAAAACCACGCGGATATCGCACAAGGTTTATTAGGTCCTGCACTTGCTTGGGCTGAGCCAATTCGACCTGAAGGTCAGGCCGTTGATAAAACGCTAAAAGCGAACGGTGAAAGTATCGTTATCGGTACCTTTACTGATCGTGCTGAGCTTCCAGAAGTGGCAGCGCTGCTTAAACAGCAACTTGAAGCGGCTGGTTTCAAGGTTGAGCTGGATATCCGTGAATACGCTCAGATAGAAAACGATGCGCTATCAGGAAAGTTTGATGCGTTTATCCTTTCTCGAGCAACGGTTCTAGATTCGGGGGACCCAGTGGCTTACATGATGAGTGACTTTGGCTGTAAGGGTTCATTCAACCTTGGTCAATTCTGTTCTCAAGAGGTAGATAAAGCACTGGCTCACGCTGACCTACAACCGCTAGGTGCACAGCGCCAGCAAGCGATCATCGAAGCTGAGCAAAAAATCTTGAATGACTTTGCTGCGATTCCACTGCTTCACGAGCGTGTGATTCAAGGTGAAAGCAAGCGCGTAAGCAATGTGGTTCGTGACCCAAGTGAGCGCCGTTTAGTTGACCAAACTACACAGATCAAACAAGCGAAACAGGCTAACTAA
- a CDS encoding ABC transporter permease subunit — protein sequence MLSAETLRRTLFLLTPWLSRIASLIVVVILVGLMPDIAGIDPSQSILRARAGQQHLLTPEALAAVRADLQLDRSASERLIDWVGSAFSGDLGKSWIDGSSVALGIQKTASTSLFLMSSALVMTFVLCGAGLLATLRSWKKGKLGQNYSSLSTVLISLPEYVVASVLILVFSIWLGWLPPYGWQSWQDIWLPSLALALPASGLFSRLLRDSLQRVLNEPWVITWLSANVHSNQIIRFALKRALSSLIPQIAMIVIGLTGGAVAVELIFSIPGIGRMILGAAKAQDLPMLQGGLLVLLLFSIAVSSMSLFVQQLILGHSLKSGKLISSHSSFRFTQSRTKRAVAFSIFSFLIAMVVWAAFRDPYTSQFSRLADPSWQAPLGADGIGRDLLARIGSGMVSTFQAGILATFLSLVTGIIMGFNTRFSQGLIEITKGIPYIIAGLLVAGLTGMNPNSALIAIVLVSWAPLAAHCSSLIVEAKAQPYTHLAPLWGTSKLRIFRFYLIPYVMPPLLRHALLRLPVITLSLTSLSFIGLGAKPPAPEWGLMIAENLPYIERAPIAVMGPIVGLILLGSAINMMFDD from the coding sequence ATGCTATCTGCTGAGACTCTGCGTCGAACCTTATTTCTCTTGACGCCTTGGTTATCAAGAATCGCCTCACTGATTGTGGTGGTGATTCTTGTTGGCTTGATGCCTGACATTGCAGGCATCGACCCAAGCCAATCCATTCTGCGAGCGAGGGCGGGGCAACAACATTTGCTTACGCCTGAAGCTTTAGCTGCGGTGAGAGCTGATCTTCAGCTTGATCGTTCGGCAAGCGAACGTCTGATCGACTGGGTAGGAAGTGCCTTTTCGGGTGACCTAGGGAAATCATGGATTGATGGTTCTTCGGTTGCACTAGGCATTCAGAAGACAGCGTCGACGTCTCTGTTTCTGATGTCGAGTGCGCTTGTGATGACTTTCGTGCTGTGCGGTGCAGGCTTGCTTGCCACCTTGCGTAGTTGGAAGAAGGGCAAGCTGGGGCAGAATTACAGCAGTTTAAGCACCGTATTAATATCCTTGCCAGAGTATGTGGTGGCCTCGGTATTGATACTGGTGTTCTCTATCTGGTTAGGTTGGCTGCCGCCGTATGGTTGGCAAAGTTGGCAAGATATTTGGCTACCGAGTTTAGCGCTCGCACTGCCAGCCAGCGGCTTGTTTAGTCGTCTACTCAGAGACAGTTTACAACGCGTTCTCAATGAACCTTGGGTGATCACTTGGCTCAGTGCCAACGTTCACTCCAACCAAATTATTCGTTTTGCGCTGAAAAGAGCATTGAGCAGCCTGATCCCACAAATTGCGATGATCGTTATTGGCTTAACGGGTGGTGCGGTCGCGGTTGAGCTTATCTTCTCGATTCCGGGTATCGGGCGCATGATTCTAGGCGCAGCTAAGGCGCAAGATTTACCAATGCTGCAAGGCGGCCTGTTGGTATTGCTGCTGTTTTCAATTGCAGTGAGCAGCATGAGCTTGTTTGTTCAGCAGTTGATTCTGGGTCACAGCCTGAAAAGCGGTAAGCTCATTAGTAGCCACTCTTCGTTTCGCTTTACGCAAAGCCGCACCAAGCGTGCTGTTGCCTTCTCAATATTCTCATTCCTAATTGCGATGGTGGTATGGGCGGCATTTCGTGACCCATACACCAGTCAATTTTCACGTTTAGCTGATCCCAGTTGGCAAGCGCCTTTGGGTGCGGATGGCATTGGCCGAGACTTACTGGCGAGAATCGGCTCGGGTATGGTATCGACCTTCCAAGCGGGTATCTTGGCAACGTTTTTGAGCTTGGTGACGGGCATCATCATGGGCTTCAATACCCGCTTTAGCCAAGGCCTTATCGAGATCACTAAGGGTATCCCTTACATCATTGCAGGCCTGCTGGTTGCGGGTTTAACGGGGATGAATCCGAACAGTGCATTAATCGCGATTGTATTGGTATCTTGGGCGCCATTAGCAGCGCATTGCTCAAGTTTAATCGTGGAAGCAAAGGCTCAGCCTTATACTCATCTCGCGCCGTTGTGGGGCACTAGCAAGCTTAGAATCTTCCGCTTCTATCTGATTCCTTATGTGATGCCGCCATTGCTAAGACACGCGTTGTTGAGGCTGCCAGTGATTACATTGAGCCTGACCTCGCTGAGCTTCATTGGCTTGGGAGCGAAGCCGCCTGCACCTGAATGGGGTTTGATGATTGCTGAGAACTTGCCCTACATTGAACGCGCGCCAATCGCTGTTATGGGCCCAATTGTTGGTCTGATTCTGTTAGGTTCTGCAATTAACATGATGTTTGATGATTAA
- a CDS encoding FAD-binding and (Fe-S)-binding domain-containing protein — METTTSHERVIDTQAYQQLEAILAQKIETERIVTQEAKRLAYGTDASFYRLVPKMVLRLKNLDEVIFTIQSCRELGIHFTFRAAGTSLSGQAVSDSVLITLTDDWRGHEIVDNGNQIILQPGVIGADANKYLAPFQRKIGPDPASINTCKIGGIAANNASGMCCGTAQNSYRTVESMKIVLSDGSLLDTADNASVEAFKQSHKELFEGIVELHQQTASNQELADRIRHKYRLKNTTGYALNALVDYHDPIEIIKHLMIGSEGTLGFIAEITYNTVIEHPNKASALLVFADIEQASKAVTTLSKTPVAAVELMDGRALRSVANKPGMPAFMPNLDLEAAAILVESHASSQPDLDLQCKSILDALTEYTIVESVPFTSDPKTVATLWGIRKGMFPAVGAVREVGTTVIIEDVAFPVENLANGIRELQELFDKYDYSEAIIFGHALEGNLHFVFTQGFDSQKEIDRYGGFMDDVAELVAVKYQGSLKAEHGTGRNMAPYVELEWGKDGYALMQQIKALFDPERLLNPGVIINDNPNSHITNLKPMPAADDLVDRCIECGFCEPVCPSRTLTLSPRQRIVLYRELQRRRAAGEEVEASELEKTFEYQGIDTCAATGLCAERCPVGINTGDLIKKLRIAKYEKFTPIAKWTADHFSTTTKLTKAGLKTNQVASKVLGANTVGKLTNGLRSITKGATPVWMPEMPQSNSHSLTSSPVTAESSSNHKKVVYLPSCASRTMGQQSDAGDQRPLTEVTMSLLNKAGFEVILPKKLDDQCCGMPYDSKGMTDLAQSKAQQLEEVLWQASRQGEYPVLMDTSPCAKRSIEQFTKPLEVLEPTGFVNQYLLEHLTLEPLQETVMLHVTCSSRRMGLEGAMLNLAKACTEEVIVPEHIQCCGWAGDKGFTTPELNEAAVHPLKEQVPSNCTRGFSNSRTCEIGLSHHSGIPYQSILYLVDEVAQ; from the coding sequence ATGGAGACAACCACATCCCATGAGCGAGTAATAGACACACAAGCTTATCAGCAGCTTGAAGCGATACTGGCTCAAAAAATAGAAACAGAACGCATTGTCACTCAAGAGGCAAAGCGATTGGCTTACGGCACCGATGCGAGTTTTTATCGCTTGGTGCCGAAAATGGTTCTAAGGCTCAAAAACTTAGACGAAGTGATATTCACCATTCAAAGCTGTCGCGAACTCGGTATTCATTTTACCTTTCGCGCTGCGGGCACCAGTCTTTCAGGACAAGCCGTTTCAGACTCGGTACTCATCACACTGACCGATGACTGGCGTGGCCACGAAATCGTAGATAACGGCAATCAGATCATCCTTCAACCGGGTGTGATTGGCGCTGATGCCAACAAATATCTTGCCCCTTTCCAACGTAAAATCGGCCCAGACCCAGCCTCCATTAATACCTGTAAAATCGGTGGTATTGCGGCGAACAACGCCAGTGGCATGTGTTGTGGTACTGCGCAAAACTCGTATCGCACCGTCGAGAGCATGAAAATCGTATTGAGTGATGGCTCCCTGCTTGATACGGCTGACAACGCAAGTGTTGAGGCATTCAAGCAATCGCACAAAGAACTGTTTGAAGGCATTGTTGAATTACATCAACAGACAGCGTCAAACCAAGAACTCGCAGACAGAATCCGCCACAAATACCGCCTCAAAAACACCACTGGCTACGCTCTGAATGCTTTGGTTGATTACCACGACCCAATTGAGATCATCAAACATCTGATGATTGGCTCAGAAGGCACACTAGGCTTCATCGCTGAGATTACCTACAACACGGTTATCGAACACCCCAACAAAGCCTCGGCTCTGTTGGTGTTTGCAGACATAGAGCAAGCCAGTAAAGCCGTTACTACGCTATCAAAAACACCCGTTGCTGCGGTTGAATTGATGGATGGCAGAGCGCTGCGTTCAGTGGCTAATAAACCGGGTATGCCTGCATTCATGCCGAACTTGGATTTAGAAGCGGCGGCAATTTTGGTTGAATCACACGCCAGCTCCCAGCCGGACTTAGATTTACAATGTAAATCAATTTTGGACGCATTGACTGAATACACGATTGTTGAATCGGTGCCTTTCACTTCCGATCCAAAGACAGTCGCAACTCTGTGGGGCATTCGAAAAGGTATGTTCCCTGCGGTTGGTGCCGTTCGTGAAGTCGGTACGACCGTTATCATCGAAGACGTGGCTTTCCCTGTCGAAAACCTCGCTAACGGCATTCGAGAGCTGCAAGAGCTGTTCGACAAATACGACTACAGCGAAGCGATCATTTTCGGCCATGCCCTCGAAGGCAACCTGCATTTTGTGTTTACTCAAGGCTTTGATAGCCAAAAAGAAATCGATCGCTACGGCGGTTTCATGGATGACGTTGCCGAACTGGTCGCGGTGAAATACCAAGGTTCACTGAAAGCAGAACATGGCACTGGCCGTAACATGGCGCCTTATGTCGAATTGGAATGGGGCAAAGATGGCTACGCCTTGATGCAACAAATCAAAGCCTTGTTTGATCCAGAAAGACTGCTCAACCCCGGCGTTATTATTAACGACAATCCAAATTCACACATCACCAATTTGAAGCCAATGCCTGCTGCTGACGACCTTGTCGACCGCTGTATTGAATGTGGCTTCTGTGAGCCTGTTTGTCCGTCTCGTACCTTAACCCTATCGCCACGCCAACGTATCGTGCTGTACCGTGAGTTACAACGCCGCCGTGCTGCAGGTGAGGAAGTAGAAGCAAGTGAGCTAGAGAAAACCTTCGAATATCAAGGCATTGATACCTGCGCCGCAACTGGCCTGTGTGCCGAACGTTGCCCAGTGGGAATCAACACCGGTGATTTGATTAAGAAGCTTCGTATTGCCAAGTACGAGAAGTTTACGCCAATCGCTAAGTGGACAGCGGATCATTTCTCGACCACCACAAAGCTGACCAAAGCTGGGCTCAAAACCAACCAAGTGGCAAGCAAGGTTCTAGGAGCGAATACCGTCGGCAAGCTAACCAACGGCCTGCGCTCAATAACTAAAGGTGCGACACCGGTTTGGATGCCGGAGATGCCGCAATCGAACAGTCATTCACTAACCTCATCACCCGTGACGGCAGAATCCTCAAGCAATCATAAGAAGGTGGTTTACCTCCCTTCGTGTGCCAGTCGAACTATGGGACAACAAAGCGATGCGGGCGATCAACGTCCTCTAACTGAAGTGACCATGTCTTTGCTTAACAAAGCCGGATTTGAGGTTATTCTTCCGAAAAAGCTAGATGACCAATGTTGTGGTATGCCTTACGACAGCAAAGGGATGACCGATTTAGCCCAATCTAAAGCACAACAACTCGAAGAAGTGTTGTGGCAAGCGAGTCGTCAGGGTGAATACCCAGTATTAATGGACACCAGTCCATGTGCTAAACGCAGTATTGAACAGTTCACCAAGCCACTAGAAGTGCTAGAGCCGACAGGGTTTGTGAACCAGTACCTGCTGGAGCACCTGACACTTGAGCCGCTGCAAGAGACAGTGATGCTGCATGTGACGTGTAGTTCTCGTCGAATGGGTTTGGAAGGCGCGATGTTGAACCTTGCTAAAGCCTGTACCGAAGAGGTGATTGTTCCTGAGCATATTCAATGTTGTGGCTGGGCGGGTGATAAAGGTTTTACCACTCCAGAGCTAAATGAGGCGGCGGTACACCCACTCAAAGAACAAGTACCAAGCAACTGCACTCGTGGATTCAGCAACAGCCGAACCTGTGAGATCGGTTTATCACATCACAGTGGCATTCCGTATCAGTCAATCTTGTATTTGGTGGACGAGGTTGCGCAGTAG
- the lldD gene encoding FMN-dependent L-lactate dehydrogenase LldD, protein MIISASTDYRAAAKAKLPPFLFHYIDGGSYGEHTLRRNTADLAEIALKQRVLNDMSDLNLETELFGEKLAMPIALAPVGLTGMYARRGEVQAAKAADNKGIPFTMSTVSVCPIEEVAPKIERPMWFQLYVLKDRGFMKNVLERAKAAGVTTLVFTVDMPVPGARYRDMHSGMSGPNAAIRRVFQSMRHPSWAVDVGLLGKPHDLGNISTYRGSPTKLEDYIGWLGDNFDPSISWKDLEWIRDFWDGPMVIKGILDEEDAKDAVRFGADGIVVSNHGGRQLDGVLSSAKALPAIADAVKGDTKILVDSGIRTGLDVVRMMAMGADCTLLGRSFVYALAAQGQAGVENLLDLYDKEMRVAMTLTGAKTIKDLTRDSLVGLD, encoded by the coding sequence ATGATCATATCCGCATCGACTGATTACCGCGCCGCAGCAAAAGCGAAATTACCACCGTTTCTTTTCCACTATATTGACGGCGGTTCTTACGGAGAACATACCTTACGCCGCAACACGGCCGATCTTGCAGAGATCGCGCTCAAGCAGCGTGTCCTCAATGACATGTCAGACCTGAATTTGGAAACTGAGCTGTTTGGCGAAAAACTGGCGATGCCGATTGCCTTAGCACCCGTTGGTCTAACAGGCATGTACGCACGACGTGGTGAAGTGCAAGCTGCAAAAGCCGCAGACAATAAAGGCATCCCTTTTACGATGTCGACCGTGTCGGTATGCCCGATCGAAGAAGTCGCACCTAAGATTGAGCGACCAATGTGGTTCCAACTTTACGTGCTAAAAGATCGTGGCTTCATGAAGAACGTATTGGAACGTGCCAAAGCGGCAGGCGTGACAACACTGGTCTTCACGGTGGATATGCCTGTACCTGGCGCTCGTTACCGTGACATGCACTCAGGAATGAGCGGTCCAAATGCAGCAATTCGTCGTGTATTTCAATCTATGCGTCATCCTAGTTGGGCTGTTGATGTTGGCCTACTAGGCAAGCCACACGATCTTGGCAATATCTCTACTTACCGCGGTTCTCCAACCAAACTGGAAGACTACATCGGTTGGTTGGGTGACAACTTCGACCCGTCGATTTCATGGAAAGACCTAGAGTGGATCCGTGACTTCTGGGACGGCCCGATGGTCATCAAAGGCATTCTAGATGAAGAAGATGCAAAAGACGCCGTGAGATTTGGCGCAGACGGTATCGTAGTTTCAAACCACGGTGGTCGTCAGCTTGATGGTGTTCTATCAAGTGCTAAAGCACTGCCTGCGATTGCAGATGCGGTAAAAGGCGACACCAAGATTCTGGTCGACTCTGGCATTCGTACTGGCTTAGATGTAGTTCGCATGATGGCGATGGGCGCTGACTGCACCTTACTTGGTCGCTCTTTCGTTTACGCGTTAGCAGCGCAAGGACAAGCAGGTGTTGAGAACCTACTCGACCTTTACGACAAAGAGATGCGCGTTGCGATGACTCTAACTGGCGCCAAGACAATCAAAGACTTAACTCGTGATTCTCTGGTGGGGCTAGATTAA